One Bacillus amyloliquefaciens DSM 7 = ATCC 23350 DNA window includes the following coding sequences:
- a CDS encoding ATP-binding protein → MKITALYIYQYGKFSNRSFQLSDSPVQVIYGLNEAGKTTLMSFIKSVLFGFPKSKKYEPKTGGVYGGVVELNHDDYGAVKIERTKGAAEKVRVYTASGEIKDGKWLKQLLSDTDRALYEAIYSFDVFGLQEIQAFNRDKIGEFLLFSSLFGSEAAAKLDGRLAKELERMYKPNGRNPRLNQELDTLKRLSAKLKQAETAEAGYHSLLEEKKSAGGRLQDAKAQLKDITEEIKTVKAAIEAKPLADKKTALESELSSYPEAAEQFPKDGMHQLEKYESHLHPKAARLEGLRAKAAEIKRQADLLSPNEDMLQKERQLQELSGEQHMYESRGEQLAAIQSQIRQTSARVSSGLQQLGRHEEDDILSLNTDYEYEWQLQEAVQSAGQARERKTQLDSLFEQARLELEDAERKHAVTAENVLEPAVRKEKEAALQAYKQTADTEGNEWQAHLRQLEKQRAKQKKLFLGTGILFIAIFVMLKEWLPAALFTGALMLYVLTGMQKALPSERSRPGHKKQKPLISKEEADLLQEELWRDGQHRQQLIADQAVLEQKEAAYERVIRQYEEWEAEMAPSEKKTEHFMKELGFSGSPSHLLDAYHVMKDVKKEILTKHELTIEAGRLQKLQRAFEERVKKLSPSDGRELSVKERLHFLLQQAERAREDAKRKQALETDLLHTQEQIRELNEEVHYYEQQVKQLFTEAGAKNREHFCELGRLNESRRETERKLCEIKTHLSGKGGKQLEPYMSRTVPELEHTAVQKEQEKETLEEKIAHLREQIALLTVKQEQLESSGLVSDLKQQTEMQKERVKKTAKEWAALQTVRHIIREKMERHKKVTLPRLLETAGALYGPLTDGRYQKLYFSEADDSIMVMQKDGTVFSASELSQAACEQLYAAIRFALASERESAVSLPFLLDDSFVHFDRERLQRLFDVLNQLSEGGRQILYFTCHEHVSRSFHSGQVMRLLS, encoded by the coding sequence ATGAAAATAACGGCGCTCTATATTTACCAGTATGGAAAATTTTCCAATCGAAGCTTTCAGCTGTCGGATTCCCCCGTACAAGTCATCTACGGATTAAATGAAGCGGGCAAAACGACATTGATGTCCTTTATCAAAAGCGTCCTGTTCGGTTTTCCGAAATCAAAAAAATACGAACCGAAAACCGGCGGGGTTTACGGCGGCGTTGTGGAACTGAATCATGACGATTACGGTGCTGTCAAAATCGAACGGACAAAAGGGGCTGCCGAAAAAGTCAGAGTGTACACGGCTTCAGGCGAAATTAAGGACGGAAAATGGCTCAAACAGCTGCTTTCCGATACAGATCGTGCGCTGTACGAAGCGATCTATTCGTTTGATGTATTCGGACTGCAGGAGATTCAAGCCTTTAACCGAGACAAAATCGGGGAGTTTCTCCTGTTTTCCAGCTTATTCGGGTCTGAAGCGGCGGCGAAGCTTGACGGCAGACTGGCGAAAGAACTTGAAAGAATGTATAAGCCGAACGGGCGGAACCCCCGCTTAAATCAGGAATTGGATACATTAAAGCGGCTCAGCGCCAAGCTCAAACAGGCGGAAACTGCGGAAGCGGGCTATCACAGCCTCCTGGAAGAGAAAAAAAGCGCCGGCGGCCGTTTGCAGGATGCCAAAGCGCAATTGAAAGATATAACTGAAGAAATCAAAACAGTAAAAGCGGCGATAGAAGCAAAGCCGCTTGCGGACAAAAAAACAGCGCTGGAAAGCGAACTTTCTTCTTACCCGGAAGCAGCGGAGCAATTCCCGAAGGACGGAATGCATCAGCTGGAAAAATACGAATCGCATCTCCATCCGAAAGCGGCCCGGCTTGAGGGGCTTCGGGCAAAAGCGGCTGAAATCAAACGGCAGGCTGATCTGCTCTCTCCAAATGAGGACATGTTACAAAAAGAGCGGCAGCTGCAGGAGCTTTCCGGCGAGCAGCATATGTACGAATCACGCGGCGAACAGCTTGCCGCCATCCAATCACAGATCCGGCAGACATCAGCCCGTGTTTCTTCAGGATTACAGCAGCTCGGCAGACATGAGGAAGACGACATTCTTTCGCTGAACACCGATTATGAATATGAATGGCAGCTGCAAGAAGCCGTTCAGAGCGCCGGACAGGCCAGAGAAAGAAAAACACAGCTCGACTCTCTATTTGAACAAGCGCGGCTGGAGCTGGAAGACGCTGAACGAAAACATGCCGTGACGGCAGAAAACGTCTTGGAACCCGCTGTCAGAAAAGAAAAAGAAGCCGCCTTACAAGCATATAAACAAACGGCTGATACTGAAGGAAACGAATGGCAGGCTCATCTCCGGCAGCTGGAAAAACAGCGCGCCAAACAAAAAAAGCTCTTTCTCGGTACGGGCATTCTGTTCATTGCGATTTTCGTTATGTTAAAGGAATGGCTGCCCGCCGCCCTTTTTACCGGCGCTCTGATGCTGTACGTGCTGACTGGCATGCAAAAGGCGCTGCCGTCTGAAAGAAGCCGGCCCGGTCACAAAAAGCAGAAGCCCCTGATCTCAAAAGAAGAGGCTGATCTTCTGCAGGAAGAGCTATGGCGTGACGGCCAGCATCGGCAGCAGCTGATTGCGGATCAAGCGGTGCTTGAACAGAAAGAAGCGGCATATGAAAGAGTCATCCGCCAATATGAAGAATGGGAGGCCGAAATGGCGCCCTCTGAAAAAAAGACGGAACATTTTATGAAGGAACTGGGGTTTTCGGGCAGCCCGTCCCATCTCCTCGACGCATATCATGTGATGAAAGATGTCAAAAAAGAAATCCTTACCAAGCATGAGCTGACCATTGAAGCGGGGCGGCTGCAAAAACTGCAACGAGCATTTGAGGAACGGGTCAAAAAGCTGAGTCCTTCAGACGGCCGGGAGCTGTCCGTAAAAGAAAGGCTGCACTTTTTGCTGCAGCAGGCAGAACGGGCCCGTGAAGATGCAAAACGAAAACAGGCGCTCGAAACAGACCTGCTGCATACCCAAGAGCAAATCCGTGAATTAAACGAAGAAGTTCATTACTACGAACAGCAGGTCAAACAGCTTTTTACAGAGGCAGGGGCAAAAAACCGTGAACACTTTTGTGAACTTGGCAGGCTGAATGAAAGCCGCCGGGAAACAGAGAGGAAGCTGTGCGAAATCAAAACGCACTTATCCGGCAAGGGCGGCAAACAGCTGGAGCCGTACATGAGCCGCACAGTGCCCGAACTTGAACATACAGCCGTTCAGAAAGAACAAGAGAAAGAAACACTTGAGGAAAAAATCGCCCATCTCCGTGAGCAGATCGCTTTATTAACGGTGAAACAAGAACAGCTGGAGTCCTCGGGGCTGGTATCCGATTTAAAACAGCAGACAGAAATGCAGAAAGAACGCGTTAAAAAAACAGCTAAAGAGTGGGCCGCATTGCAGACGGTCAGACACATCATCAGAGAAAAAATGGAGCGGCATAAAAAAGTCACGCTTCCCCGTCTGTTGGAAACCGCAGGTGCATTGTACGGACCGCTTACGGACGGACGCTATCAGAAATTGTATTTCTCTGAAGCTGATGACTCCATTATGGTCATGCAGAAAGACGGCACGGTTTTTTCTGCAAGCGAGCTGTCACAGGCGGCATGCGAGCAGCTTTATGCGGCGATCCGTTTTGCCCTTGCATCAGAACGGGAATCTGCGGTATCACTTCCGTTTTTACTTGATGACAGTTTTGTTCATTTTGACAGGGAGCGGCTGCAGCGGCTGTTTGATGTGCTGAATCAGCTTTCAGAAGGCGGCCGTCAGATTCTTTATTTCACCTGCCATGAGCATGTCAGCCGGTCATTTCACAGCGGGCAAGTCATGCGGCTCCTGTCATAA